A window of Cellulomonas wangleii genomic DNA:
GACGCGGCCGCCCGTGCCACCCCGGGCCGGCTGACCCCGCGCGTCCGGCCCGAGCTGCTGGCGACCTTGCCGCAGGTCGAGCAGATCTCCACCGGGTCGGCAGCCGGGTTGCTGGTCAACGCGCTCGACCCCGCGACGTTCCGCGGCGAGCAGGAGGTCAGCCCGTACCCGCGCCGCGGCCGCATCCCCGGCAGCATCAACCTGCCGCTGTTCACGTTCCTGGACCCGGCGACCGGCCGCTTCCTGCCGCCCGCCGAGTTGCGCGGCCTCCTGCAGGACGGCGGCCTGCTCGACGCCCAGGGCGCCGTCACGTACTGCGGCGGCGGGATCGCGGCGACCGTCCCCGCGTTCGCGGCCTACGTCGCGGCCGGCGTCGACGTCGCGGTCTACGACGGCTCGCTCTCCGAGTGGACGGCGGAGCAGGGGCGCCCGGTCGACGTCGGCTGACGCGGCACCGCCGGCGGTAGGTCGTGAAGGGTTGTTGCCGAATTCGGCAACAACCCTTCACGCCGTCGTGCCACCCCCGGCCGGTCGTCATCCGGCCGTACCGGGACGCACACCCTGCTCCCGGCCACCTTGCCGGTGCCCGCACCCCGGGTTCGACTGGACGGATGCGCACAGACCGTGGGACCGCACGTCGGCTCCTGCGCCACCCGCGCGTGGAGCTGGCGCTGAAGGCGGCGGTGGCGGCGACCGTCGCGTGGGTGCTGGCGCGGCAGGTCCCGGGCG
This region includes:
- a CDS encoding sulfurtransferase, whose translation is MTSALPALVSPEELHATTAAGTVPLVVLDASTALATHGEGEPYTAQPLRAAYLDAHVPGAAFVDVTNELSDTGAPQLFTLPAPDALAAALGALGIGDDTHVVVYDNVGSAWATRVWWLLRWLGHDHVSVLDGGLGAWRAAGLPLASGAEDDAAARATPGRLTPRVRPELLATLPQVEQISTGSAAGLLVNALDPATFRGEQEVSPYPRRGRIPGSINLPLFTFLDPATGRFLPPAELRGLLQDGGLLDAQGAVTYCGGGIAATVPAFAAYVAAGVDVAVYDGSLSEWTAEQGRPVDVG